The Chitinophaga caeni genome segment GGGATAAAGGCTATATGAAGATCGTTTCTCTTGCACCGGAAGTGTTGTAAGAATTCATCTGTACGGAAAGTCGGGAATTGCTTGGAAAAACGCAGTTTTCGACTTTCGAAATATTTGCGTATCTTTGCAGCCCGTTTCAAAAACGAAATAACAATTAATCAAGTGGAGACAAATTTCCGCTTGGCGTTTAAATAAACAAACTGATGAAAACTAGATTCAAGCCTAAGTTCAACATTAAAAAAGGCGATTTGGTAGTGGTAATTGCCGGTGATGACAAGGACAGGACGAAGCCTCGTAAAGTTCTTGAAATAATCACTGACAAATCCCGCGTCTTGGTGGAAGGTGTGAACATCGTAACAAAACACACCAAACCTACTGCTAGCAATACTAAAGGTGGTATCGTTAAAGAAGAAGCGCCGATCGCTATCTCCAACGTAATGTTGTGGGACGCTAAGGCTGGTAAAGCTACTAGGATTAGCAGAACGAGAGAAAATGGTAAATTAGTTCGTATCGCTAAAAAATCAGGGGAGGTAATTAAATAATGGCAAACACATCATATAATCCCAGGCTCCAGAAGAAGTACAAAGACGAAGTAGTTGCTGCTTTGATGAAGAAATTCAACTACAAAACTGTCATGCAAGTACCACGCCTCACCAAAATTTGCCTTAACCAAGGTATTAATGGTGCTGTTAGCGATAAGAAATTGGTAGATGTTGCTGTTGAAGAAATGAGCCGTATCGCCGGTCAAAAGGCGATCCCGACTTTATCTAAAAAGGATATCTCCAACTTCAAGTTGAGAAAACATATGCCTATTGGCGCGCGCGTAACTTTACGTGGTGTTAAAATGTACGAATTCTTAGATCGTTTGATCTCCGTATCATTACCACGTGTTCGTGACTTCAAAGGTATCAATGATAAAGCGTTCGATGGCCGCGGTAACTATACCATGGGTATCACCGAACAAATCATCTTCCCTGAAATTGATATCGATAAAGTGTCTAAAATGACCGGTATGGATATCACTTTCGTGACAACTGCAAACACTAACGCCGAAGCATTCGAATTGCTGAAGGAATTGGGTATGCCGTTCAAGGGTATCAAGAGAGGAGATAATAACTAATTTCATTACATATACCTCTTTACTCAAATTCCAAATTCCGGCTTTTCGGAGTTTGGGATTTGGAATTTAAAAACAGGAATTACTAAATTAAATTATGGCAAGAGAATCCGTAAAAGCCAGACAAAGAAAGAGAGAAGCCATGGTGGCCAAATTTGCTGAAAAACGCGCCGCTTTGAAAGCAGCCGGTGATTATGCAGCTTTGGACAAATTACCTAAAAACGCTTCTCCCGTTCGCCTGAAAAACAGGTGCCAGTTGACCGGTCGTCCTAAAGGATATATGCGTCAATTCGGTATCTGCCGTAACATGTTCCGCGACATGGCATTGGCAGGCAAAATCCCTGGCGTAACTAAAGCTAGCTGGTAATCAACAAGATATTATTATTAGCGCCTCCTTTACCCGGCTCGGTAAAGGTTAAGTATTTAACTTGATTTTCCTTTCTGTTCGATTGGATATCGCATTGTACACATTTTAATTAACAGCATTAACAATGGTTACTGATCCAATAGCTGACTTTTTAACAAGAATCCGGAACGCTCAAATGGCTACCCACAGGATCGTGGAAATTCCGGCCTCCAAATTGAAGAAACGTATTACAGAAATTTTGTATGACAAGGGTTATATCCTGAAATACAAATTCGAAGATGATAACAAACAAGGTGTTATCAAGATAGCTTTGAAATACGATCCTCAAACTAAGGTACCTGCTATCACTGATTTGCAACGTATCAGCCGTCCAGGCTTACGCCAATATTCTAAACCGGGCGAATTCAAACGCATTAAAAACGGTTTAGGCATCGCGATCATCTCTACTTCTAAAGGTGTTATGACCGATAAAGAAGCGAATGTTCAGAATGTTGGTGGCGAAGTAGTTTGCTACGTATACTAAGATATTTTCCCACCCCGGTGGGATTTGCGGCGTTTCCGACAATTAAGCTTTCTATACGGCGCTGAACACGGATCCGCTTGAAACAAGAATGAAAACATTATAAACTGTAATAGTTATGTCTCGTATAGGTAAGAATCCTATTAAATTAGCCAGCGGTATAACGGTTTCCGTTTCCCCTGCTAATGAGGTAACAGTAAAAGGCCCTAAAGGTGAGTTGAAAAGAACTATCGATAGGGATATCAAAGTTGAAGTGAAAGAAGGCGAGTTAGTTTTAACACGCCCTACCGAACAAATCCGTCACCGCGCTTTACACGGTTTGTACCGCGCGTTGTTGGCTAACATGGTAAAAGGTGTTTCCGAAGGCTTCTCCAAGCAATTGGAATTAGTGGGTGTAGGTTATAAAGCTACGCACCAAGGACAATTATTGGACCTGTCTTTAGGTTACTCTCACAATATCGTGGTTGAAATTCCTAAGGAATTGAAAGTGAACACCGTAACTGAAAAGGGTCAAAACCCTAAAATCCAGTTGGAAGGTATCGACAATCAATTGTTAGGTCAAGTAGCTGCTAAGATCCGTAGCTTGCGTAAACCCGAGCCATACAAAGGTAAAGGTGTTCGCTACAGCGATGAAGTTGTACGTAAGAAAGCAGGTAAATCTGCCGGTAAATAATTATATCCGTAGGTGCCTATCTTGGCGCCTGCGGTTAGTTGATTTTACCTGGCAATTGATCTTCAATACTATACCGCTAAGCCGAACAGGCGGCGGGATAGGATTTCAATTAAAACAACCCGGCAGCATCGGGGAACTAAATATAAAATAATGAGCACGACAAAGGCTATTAAAAGGCAAAATATCCGCTACCGTATTCGTAAGAAAGTGAGCGGAACCGCGCAGAAACCAAGATTGTCTGTATTCCGCAGTAATGCAGCTATTTATGCGCAATTGATTGATGATACTAACGGTACAACTTTAGCATCAGCTTCTTCCCGTGATAAAGATATCCAGGCTCAAACAGGTACCAAATCAGAGAAATCTAAATTGGTAGGTAGCGCCTTGGCTCAAAAAGCAACCGGTTTAGGTATCACTACCTGCGTATTCGATAGGGGTGGTTACTTGTACCATGGCCGTGTAAAAGCTTTGGCTGAAGGAGCCCGCGAAAGTGGTCTTCAATTCTAATCACGTAGGTTGAATAAACCTAAAAAAGAAGTAAATTTCAACTCGTAATTCTTATTAATAAAATGGCAAAGAATTCATTCAATAAAATCAAAGCTGGTGACCTGGAACTGAAAGAAAAGGTTGTAGCTATTAACAGGGTTACAAAAACCACCAAGGGTGGCCGTACTTTCAGCTTCTCAGCATTAGTTGTAGTGGGTAACGAAAACGGTGTGGTTGGACACGGTTTGGGTAAAGCCAAAGAAGTACAGGAAGCTATCACTAAAGGTATCGACGATGCTAAGAAGAACTTGATCAAAGTTCCTGTTATGCACGGTACAATTCCCCACGATCAATTCGCTAAAGAAGGTGCTGCTAAGGTTTTAGTTAAACCAGCTGCACACGGTACCGGTGTGATCGCCGGAGGTTCTATGCGCGCTGTTTTGGAAAGTGCTGGTATTACCGACGTGTTGGCAAAATCCCTGGGTTCTGCTAACCCTCATAACGTGGTAAAAGCTACTTTCAAAGCGTTAAGCTTGCTCCGTGAACCTATCCACGTTGCTAAAAGCAGAAACGTTTCTTTGAAGAAAGTATTTAACGGATAATTTAGTTGCCGCGAAACACTTTACGTCTCGTGTCTACTACAAACTGATTCACAAATGGCAAAGATTAAGATCACACAGGTTAAAAGTGGCATTGATCGCCCTCAAAAGCAAAAAGCTACTTTGAAGGCTCTAGGTATTAGCAAGCTGAATGGCTCCGTGGAGAAAGAAGCTTCCCCGCAAATCTTAGGTATGGTTCGCGCGGTTAATCACCTAGTAAAAGTTGAAGAAGTAAAGGGATAATCATAATATAACACTAAAATCCCACGTTCTTATATAGAACTTTTACTGTCAACTAATTACATTTACATCTATTTCAAAAGCGAGCGGTTAATTTCCGCGTAAGTAAAAAAAATTAACATCATGAATTTGCATTCTTTAAGACCCGCCAAAGGTTCTGTACATAAAGAAAAACGTTTAGGTCGTGGTGAAGCCTCCGGTAAAGGTGGTACCTCTACAAAAGGTAACAAAGGTGGCCAATCCCGCGCAGGTTATAAATCTAAATTAGGTCACGAAGGTGGACAGATGCCTATCCAACGCCGTTTACCTAAGCGTGGTTTCAAAAACAATAACCGCGTTGAATACAAAGTGTTTAACGTTGGCGATGTTGATCATATAGTGGAAACTTACGGCTTGTCCGAATTCTCTTATGACGCTTTGAGGACCATCTTAATGATCAAGAAAACTGAGAAAATCAAGATACTCGGCCAAGGTGAACTGAAAGCTAAGGTTAACTTTAAAGTGAACGCGATTAGTGAAAAGGCGAAACAAGTAGTAGAAGCCGCGGGCGGATCAGTGGAACTGGTATAAGACTTTACGACCGAGAAGGCGCCTACGGAGTAGTGCGTCTTTTCGTATTTTACAAGCGCTATTAAACCTAATCTTCCTGTGAAGAAATTTATCGAAACAATCAAGAATATATGGAGCATTGAGGATTTGCGTAAACGCATCCTTACAACGTTACTCCTGGTACTCATTTACCGTATTGGCTCCTATATCGTGTTACCTGGTATAGACCCGACGGCATTGAATAGCTTTTCCAAAACCTCTAATCAAGGTATCTTGGGATTGTTTAATATGTTTGCAGGTGGTTCGTTCTCGCGCGCTTCCATTTTCGCATTGGGGATCATGCCGTATATCTCGGCTTCGATCGCAATTCAATTGTTAACCATCGCGGTTCCCAAGTTCCAGAAATTGCAGAAAGAAGGGGAAAGCGGCCGCCAGAAAATTAACCAGTATACCCGTGTGCTTACCGTTATCGTGACCGCACTGCAAGCCAGCGCTTACGTCGCTTTCTTGAAACAACAGTCCGGTGGCGCGATCATTGAAGAATACGGAGCTTCCATGTTCTGGTTGTCAACGACGATCGTTTTGACGGCCGGCACCATGTTCGTGATGTGGTTAGGCGAAAAAATTACTGATAAAGGTATCGGTAACGGTACTTCTATCATCATCATGATGGGTATCTTGGCCCGTTTACCGGAAGCCCTCCTGCAAGAGTTTTCTTCTAAAACAGCGGATGGTGGTAGCGGATTGGTATTCTTCCTGGTGGAAATAGCCTTCTTTATCGTGATCACGATAGGTTTGATATTGCTGATTCAAGGTACCCGTAAAATCAACGTGAACTACGCTAAACGTATTGTAGGTAACAAACAATACGGCGGTGTGCGCCAGTTCATCCCGTTGAAAGTGAACGCAGCAGGTGTGATGCCGATCATCTTCGCGCAAGCGATCATGTTTATCCCGGCAACCACTATCAGCTTCGCTACGAACGCTGAAAGCGCCAGCGGGTTTATCCGCGTGTTTAGCGATCATACCAACCCGATATACAACGTGATCTACGGAATCTTGGTAATCGTATTTACATTCTTCTATACTGCCTTGATTTTCAACCCGTCTACGATGGCGGATGAAATGAAAAAGAATAACGGGTTTATCCCGGGTGTGAAACCGGGGCAAGCCACTGCCGATTATATCGGCGCGGTGATGGATCGTATTACCTTACCCGGTGCCTTTTTCTTGGCCGTGGTTGGTATTATGCCCGGTATCGCGGCTGCCCTCAACATTAACAGCAACTTTGCTACCTTCTTCGGTGGTACTTCCCTGCTGATCATGGTGGGCGTTATCCTGGATACTTTGCAGCAGATTGAAAGTCAATTGTTGATGCGCCATTACGATGGTTTGATGAGTTCCGGCCGTATCAAGGGAAGAACATCCCCGGCCAGTGCGCAATAACCATGCGTTATGGTGTCGCTACATCATATTTAACCACCTGGGCGTAGTAATTACCTATTCCCCGGTGGTTCTTTTTTAGGTAGGTGATTTAAAAGGTTAGGCTATGATTCATTATAAAACGAAAGAAGAGATTGAGTTGATGAGGAAAAGCGCCCAGTTGGTAAGCGCTACATTGGCAGAAGTCGCCAAGCAGCTGAAACCCGGGATGACTACCCTCGATGTAGATGCTATTGCTTACAAGTTCATAACGGGCAACGGGGCGGTACCTTCTTTCTTGAACTACCATGGGTTTCCTAACACCTGCTGTATCTCGGTAAACGAAGCCGTAGTACACGGTATCCCCAATAATTACGTGTTGAAGGACGGGGATATCATCTCGGTGGATGTCGGTGTATATTTGAACGGTTTCCACGGCGATAGCGCTTATACCTTCGGTATCGGGAACGTGTCTGATGATATCAAGAAATTGATGGCGGCCACGAAAAAGTCCCTCGCTTTAGGTATTGAGAAGGCAGTGGTGGGTAACCGCGTCGGTGATATTTCTTTCGCCATACAGAATTATATCGAGAAGGAACACGGGTACGGCATCGTGCGTGAATTGGTGGGTCACGGTTTGGGTAGGCAGTTGCACGAAGATCCACAAGTGCCGAACTATGGCAGGAGAGGCTCCGGTAACATGATGAAGGAAGGCTTGGTAATTGCCATCGAGCCGATGATTAACATGGGAACCAAGGACGTGCTATACCTGGAGGATGGATGGACCGTGGTAACAGCTGACCGGGAACCTTCCGTTCACTTTGAACATACGGTGGCCGTGAAGAAAGGACAGGCAGATGTATTGAGTTCCTTCAGTATCATCGAAGAAGCGGAGAAAAATAACCCGGCACTCTGTTCTGATTATTAATTTTGTTATTTGTAAATAATTATTAATCAGGATAATACAATTATATTAATTCAATAATTAAACGTGAAAGCATAAATAGCCTTGAAAAGAAAAGATTTCTAGTACAGAATTTTTCAATTTCAAAACTTTTGTGCTATCTTTGCAGTCCTAAAAATTTTTATGGCAAAACAGGCACTCATTAAACAGGATGGTATTATTTTAGAAGCTTTATCGAACGCTATGTTCCGTGTAAAATTGGAAAATGGGCATGAAATATTAGCAACCATATCTGGGAAGATGAGAATGCACTATATCCGCATTCTCCCCGGTGATAAAGTAGGGGTAGAGATGAGTCCATATGATTTGTCAAGAGGTAGGATTATTTTCAGGTATAAGTAAGTCAGGGGTTAAAAGGGACTTATTCTAACAGTTTCTTTATGCAGATGACACGCTTAACTTAATAAATACAAATTTAACTTTTTACTTATAATACTAGTAACAATGAAGGTAAGAGCTTCAATCAAAAAAAGAAGTGCAGATTGCAAAATTGTGCGCAGAAAAGGTAAACTGTTGGTGATCAATAAAAAGAATCCCCGTTTTAAACAACGTCAAGGGTAATATTGATTACCACGGAACTAATTACAAAAAAGACATCATAAAACTAAACAAGTGATATGGCACGTATAGCCGGTATAGATCTTCCTAAAAACAAAAGAGGTGAAATTGGCCTTACCTACATCTATGGTATTGGTCGTTCAACTGCGCAGTATATCCTGACCCAATCAGGTATCGATTTCAACAAGAAAGTGAAAGATTGGAACGATGATGAGCAAGCTGCTATTCGTAATGTAATTAACGCAGAATTTAAAGTTGAAGGTCAACTTCGTTCTGAAGTTCAAATGAATATCAAGCGCTTGTTAGATATTGCTTGTTACCGTGGTCTTCGCCATAGGAAAGGTTTACCAGTTAGAGGTCAACGTACTCGTACTAACAGCCGTACTCGTAAAGGTAAACGTAAGACAGTAGCGGGTAAGAAGAAAGCACCGAAAAAATAGTAGGTAAGATAGTCGTATTTGAAATTCATCATTCCAAATCCGGATTTCAAACACAAAATGATTTTTTCTGTTATAAAGGATTTGGAATAGCAATATAGGAATTCATAAAGTATTATGGCAAAATCTAATACAAAAGCTGCCGCTAAAAAGCGTGTAGTGAAAGTGGATAGCTACGGTGATGTACACATCTCTGCTAGCTTTAACAACATTATCGTGAGCATTACCAACAAGCAAGGTCAGGTGATCTCTTGGTCTTCTGCTGGTAAAATGGGTTTCAAAGGTTCTAAAAAGAACACCCCTTACGCTGCCCAGTTAGCAGCTTCCGATGCAGCAAAAACTGCGATCGATGCTGGTTTCAAAAGAGCTGATGTTTTCGTTAAAGGTCCGGGAGCTGGTCGTGAGAGTGCTATCCGTGCAATCGCTAACTCCGGTATCGAAGTAACCTTGATTAAAGACGTTACTCCTTTACCTCACAACGGTTGCCGTCCTCCTAAGAAACGTAGAGTCTAGTTAAAGATACTTGTTCCAAAGCGAGACCCTGGTTGAACCGGGGTTTTCGTTTTGGAATTCGCATTTATATTTTTTATAATTGGTGGGTGTATGATCAGGTTTTCAGATTTTTTGAAGAGCATACACTGGAACTAAAAAATCTAAAGATTAAAACATGGCAAGGTACACAGGACCAAAGACCAAGATCTCCAGGATCTTCGGTGAGCCCATTCTAGGTAATGGTAAATATTTAGGTAAAAACAGCAACCCTCCAGGTCAGCACGGTGCAAGCCGTAAGCGTAAACAACTGGGTGAATACGCGTTGCAGTTGAGAGAAAAGCAAAAAGCAAAATACACTTACGGTGTATTGGAAAAACAATTCCGTAACCTTTTCGAAGAAGCTAACCGTAGGAAAGGTGTTACCGGTGAAACATTGATCAAATTGTTGGAAGCCCGTTTGGATAACGCGGTGTTCCGCATGGGTATGGCGCCTAGCCGTCCTGCTGCCCGTCAATTGGTTTCCCACAAGCATGTTACCGTGAATGGTATCGTGGTAAATACACCTTCTTGCCAATTGAAACCCGGTGATGTGGTTGCTTTGAAGCCTAAAGCTCAAAACAATACAGCTATCACTAGCGCAGTTCGCGGAAAAAATCCTAAATTTAGCTGGGTAGATTTTAACGAGAAAGAATTTAAAGGTACTTTCATCGCTTATCCAGAAAGAGAAAGCGTTCCTGAAAATATCAAGGAACAATTGATCGTGGAATTGTACTCTAAATAAGTCGTTATAGCCACCTACGGGTGGCTATTAGCCATATATAAGTATATCATAAAACACATAAACCTCGCATATCACATGGCAATTCTAAATTTCCAAAAACCTGATAAGATCGTTTTGCAAAAGTCAACTGACTTTGAAGCTCAATTCGAATTCCGTCCATTAGAACCAGGTTATGGTGTGACAATCGGTAACGCGCTTCGCCGTGTGCTGTTGTCTTCTTTGGAGGGCTATGCCATTGTGGGAATTAAGATTGAAGGCGCTGATCACGAGTTCGCTACCTTGAAAGGTATTACCGAAGACGTAACAGAGATTATCCTGAACCTGAAACAAGTTCGTTTCAAAAGGATCGTAGAAAATGAAGTGACCAACGAAAAAGTGCAGATCTCTATCAAAGGTAAAACCGAGTTCCGCGCGGAAATGATCGAGAAGGCTACTAACTCCTTCCAAATCATGAACCCAGAACTGTTGATCTGTACGCTGGACCCTTCTTCTAAGCTGGATATTGAACTGACTATCGGCAAAGGCCGTGGTTACGTTCCCGCAGAAGAGAACAAACCCAAAGATGCACCGTTCGGCTACATCGCGATCGATTCTGTTTTCACCCCGATTAAAAACGTGAAATACAGCATCGAAAATACCCGTGTGGAACAAAAAACGGATTATGAGAAATTGATCATGGAAGTCGTTACGGACGGTACTATCCATCCGGAAGAAGCCGTGAAACAAGCTTCCCGTATTTTGATCCAACACCTGATGATCATCACTGACGAAAATATCAGTTTTGATACCAAGGACGCGGAAAAAGAAGATGTTGTAGATGAACAAACTTTGCAACTGCGCAAAATCTTGAAAACACCGCTCGAAGATTTAGATCTCAGCGTTCGTGCATTCAATTGCTTGAAAGCTGCTAAAATCAACTCTCTGAGTGAATTAGTTCAATACGAACAAGAGGAATTGATGAAGTTCAGAAACTTCGGTCAAAAATCCTTGAGCGAAATTGAACAGGTTCTCGGTGAAAGAGGTTTGCATTTCGGTATGGACTTATCTAAGTTGAAATTAGACGAAGAATAGTCTATAACGGCTAAGCACCGCTTAAATTAGGTAGAATAACAATTAAACTATAAAAAGTACCCTGTAATTCCTGACACGGTACAGGGGAATTAAACTTACAGTCATGCGCCACGGTGTAAAATTAAACCATTTGAGCAGAACAGCTGCTCACCGCAAAGCCCTTTTGTCTAACTTGGCTTGCGAATTGATCGCTCACAAACGTATTACAACAACTTTGGCGAAAGCTAAAGCTTTGCGTGTATATGTTGAACCTTTATTGACAAGGTCTAAAAATGATTCTACACACAATCGTAGGATTATATTTAGCTACTTGCAAGAGAAAGAAGCTATCAAGGAATTATTTGGAACGATCAGCGAAAAAATCGCTAGCCGTCCAGGTGGTTACACTCGTATCATCAAATTAGGTAAACGTATGGGGGATAACGCTGAAGTTGCCCTGATCGAGTTGGTTGATTTCAATGAAATCTATGGCCAACAAGCAGAAAAAACTGAAGCTAAGAAAACCCGCCGTGCCGGTGGTAGCAGGAAAAAAGCTACTGCTAAAACTGCTGAAGCCGCTACAGAAGAAACTGCTGCTCCGGCGGCAGAAGAAGAAAAATCTGAATCTGCTGAATAAGCTTTGGAATAATTATTTTTTGGAAAAGCCGGTCTTTATGACCGGCTTTTTTTATGTCTCCACCTGCCCAAATTAGGGTATCTTCCCTTCTGCCAAAAAGCAAATGAGCGGTTTAAAAATCGTAATTATTTATATATATGCCCCGAAGCCGGCAGTAGTGATTTCTTTCGCAAGAATTATTTGAAATTCCGTAAAATATTTGGGGGATTTAACGCATGCTTTCATAACTTTGCACAGTTTGTTTCATCGGTTTTGAATGTAAGTAATTGATATTCAAAGCCACAAAATCAAAAACAGGAAGAAAGAAATGCCTCAGTCAAAATCCGTCCAGCCCGCCATGCTGTTGTTAGAAGATGGTACTGTTTTTCATGGGAAAGCATTCGGTAAAATCGGTACCGCATCCGGGGAACTTTGTTTCAATACCGGTATGACTGGCTACCAGGAAGTTTTTACGGATCCTTCGTATAAAGGACAGGTGCTGATTATGAATAATTGCTACATCGGTAATTATGGTACAAAAACCGACGATGTTGAAAGTAGCAGCGTTAAAATCAGCGGATTGATCTGTAAGAATATCGCTTACAACTATTCCAGGCAAATGGCTGACAGTTCATTGGAACAATTCTTACTGGATAACAACCTGGTAGCAATTTATGATGTGGATACCCGCGCATTGGTGGCGCATATCCGCAGTAAAGGAGCTATGAACGTGATTATCTCTTCCGAAATCCTTGATGAAGAGCAGTTGAAAGCCGAATTAGCGAAAGTACCTTCAATGGAAGGACTGGCTCTTTGCGCCGAAGTGTCTACCAAGGAAGCGTACCATGTAGGGGATGCTAATGCTGATATCCGTATCGCGGTGTTGGATAATGGTGTGAAAAGGAACATGCTGAAATGCTTGTCCGAGAAAGGCGCTTACCTCAAGGTATTCCCAACTGAAACAAGCTTCGAAGAGTGCGAAAGCTTCAAACCGCATGCTTATTTTATTTCCAATGGACCTGGTGATCCGGCGCCCTTGAAATACGCGGTGGAAACTATCAAGAAAGTACTTGATGTAGAACGCCCGCTGTTCGGTATCTGCCTTGGCCACCAATTATTAGCCATGGCTAATGGCATCCCGACATATAAAATGCACCATGGGCACCGTGGGTTGAATCACCCGGTTAAAAATCTCAAGACTGGTAAATGTGAGATCACGACGCAGAACCATGGCTTCGCTATTGATGCAGATGCGGTAACCAAGTCTGAAAACATCGAGGTGACGCATATTAACCTGAACGATAACACGATCGAAGGTATCAAAGTGAAAAATAAGCCTGCATTTTCAGTGCAATATCACCCGGAATCGACCCCCGGCCCGCACGACTCCAGGTATTTATTTGATGATTTCTTCACGATGATCCGTGAAAATATGTAATTGGATGGCCGGCTCTTAGAAGCCGGCCATTTTATTTAGTGCCCCGGTGCACAGTAAACCTTTGCCATTCCCGGATATTTATCTGCGCAATTAATATTTCATACACAATACCCCAGCGAAGAAATTCCCCTTGGTATAAACCGTTTACAAGAGAAAAAATAATAGGAAGAATAAGAGAAAAGAAAGAAGAAATAGGATGAGGTAAACTAAGCTAGGCAAAGAGAAAGAAAACAGGGAATAAGTATCCAGAAATCATCCTAAAGCTATCAAGTTAGATTGCCTTCCCTTGCAAATAGCAGTAGATCAAATAAACCCGCGAAAGTGAAATCCGTGTATTTCGGTGAAAATCCGTATCAATCCGTGTAAGAACTTCTCTATTAATCCACATAAAACAAGGACGGTCCTGAAGAATCAGGACCGCGCATTTTAAAAATTCCACGTTATGAAAACTAGCGTAAGAATCATGTAAGCACACAATCCTTAACTTGTCTTTTCATTACATAACAATAATATGAAAAAATTAGAACGTACAGATGGGTTTTAGCACCGTTTTTTAAAAAATCTTGGGCGGCAAGAGGTGTTTTTTGGGAAAGAAGTAGCTGAAATATGCTACAGTAAAGGATTGGGCGGAATATATAAAAAAAATACGGCCCTGTGATCAGAGCCGTTTGCCTTTATAAATTCCACGTTATGAAAAACTGATACAAAAATATGATATTTTGCTAAAACGTTTTAGTTTATAGCAAACTTTTTTACATTTAGATTATAATCGAAATCCTTCGCCGATTTATTGTTTGTCAAAATTCTACAAGTTTCTATTTTGAAAAACAGGTTTAGGGTTTTGAAATATTATATTATAAATAATTTAATATTTGCTATTTTGTTGTTTTGTTAAGAACTTGATACAAATATAAGTCGGAAAATCGAAAAATAAAATAGTTTATGCTTAAAAAATCAAAAAATTTATAAGAAAAGCATATATGTAATTATTTGTAATATATTTTCCGTTCTTTTTGTCGGTAAC includes the following:
- the rpmJ gene encoding 50S ribosomal protein L36; translation: MKVRASIKKRSADCKIVRRKGKLLVINKKNPRFKQRQG
- the rpsM gene encoding 30S ribosomal protein S13, whose amino-acid sequence is MARIAGIDLPKNKRGEIGLTYIYGIGRSTAQYILTQSGIDFNKKVKDWNDDEQAAIRNVINAEFKVEGQLRSEVQMNIKRLLDIACYRGLRHRKGLPVRGQRTRTNSRTRKGKRKTVAGKKKAPKK
- the rpsK gene encoding 30S ribosomal protein S11 produces the protein MAKSNTKAAAKKRVVKVDSYGDVHISASFNNIIVSITNKQGQVISWSSAGKMGFKGSKKNTPYAAQLAASDAAKTAIDAGFKRADVFVKGPGAGRESAIRAIANSGIEVTLIKDVTPLPHNGCRPPKKRRV
- the rpsD gene encoding 30S ribosomal protein S4, encoding MARYTGPKTKISRIFGEPILGNGKYLGKNSNPPGQHGASRKRKQLGEYALQLREKQKAKYTYGVLEKQFRNLFEEANRRKGVTGETLIKLLEARLDNAVFRMGMAPSRPAARQLVSHKHVTVNGIVVNTPSCQLKPGDVVALKPKAQNNTAITSAVRGKNPKFSWVDFNEKEFKGTFIAYPERESVPENIKEQLIVELYSK
- a CDS encoding DNA-directed RNA polymerase subunit alpha is translated as MAILNFQKPDKIVLQKSTDFEAQFEFRPLEPGYGVTIGNALRRVLLSSLEGYAIVGIKIEGADHEFATLKGITEDVTEIILNLKQVRFKRIVENEVTNEKVQISIKGKTEFRAEMIEKATNSFQIMNPELLICTLDPSSKLDIELTIGKGRGYVPAEENKPKDAPFGYIAIDSVFTPIKNVKYSIENTRVEQKTDYEKLIMEVVTDGTIHPEEAVKQASRILIQHLMIITDENISFDTKDAEKEDVVDEQTLQLRKILKTPLEDLDLSVRAFNCLKAAKINSLSELVQYEQEELMKFRNFGQKSLSEIEQVLGERGLHFGMDLSKLKLDEE
- the rplQ gene encoding 50S ribosomal protein L17, whose product is MSRTAAHRKALLSNLACELIAHKRITTTLAKAKALRVYVEPLLTRSKNDSTHNRRIIFSYLQEKEAIKELFGTISEKIASRPGGYTRIIKLGKRMGDNAEVALIELVDFNEIYGQQAEKTEAKKTRRAGGSRKKATAKTAEAATEETAAPAAEEEKSESAE
- the carA gene encoding glutamine-hydrolyzing carbamoyl-phosphate synthase small subunit, with translation MPQSKSVQPAMLLLEDGTVFHGKAFGKIGTASGELCFNTGMTGYQEVFTDPSYKGQVLIMNNCYIGNYGTKTDDVESSSVKISGLICKNIAYNYSRQMADSSLEQFLLDNNLVAIYDVDTRALVAHIRSKGAMNVIISSEILDEEQLKAELAKVPSMEGLALCAEVSTKEAYHVGDANADIRIAVLDNGVKRNMLKCLSEKGAYLKVFPTETSFEECESFKPHAYFISNGPGDPAPLKYAVETIKKVLDVERPLFGICLGHQLLAMANGIPTYKMHHGHRGLNHPVKNLKTGKCEITTQNHGFAIDADAVTKSENIEVTHINLNDNTIEGIKVKNKPAFSVQYHPESTPGPHDSRYLFDDFFTMIRENM